A single region of the Pieris rapae chromosome 21, ilPieRapa1.1, whole genome shotgun sequence genome encodes:
- the LOC110995467 gene encoding lysozyme-like has protein sequence MKCRVLVLILGFLSNVLGIYVTNLNENCIRCLCHVAGCDLSHTCSDGYCGPFYISRVYWVDAGKPTLPDDSPDRKEAYEDCARDYYCSVKIIENYMAKFGKDCNGDGVTNCYDYMMINHHGGRACSSPLFLSQLGLRRLKLFQQCRFN, from the exons ATGAAGTGTCGAGTACTAGTATTAATTTTAGGCTTTTTAAGTAATGTACTCG GTATCTACGTAACGAATTTGAACGAAAACTGTATCCGGTGTCTATGCCATGTAGCAGGCTGTGACCTATCTCATACGTGTTCAGATGGTTATTGTGGACCCTTTTACATATCACGGGTGTACTGGGTGGATGCAGGGAAACCCACGCTGCCAGACGATAGCCCGGACAGGAAAGAAG cctACGAAGACTGCGCCAGAGACTACTACTGTTCTGTCAAAATTATAGAGAACTATATGGCAAAGTTTGGAAAG GACTGCAATGGAGATGGAGTCACCAACTGCTACGACTATATGATGATAAACCACCATGGTGGGAGAGCTTGCTCCTCGCCGCTTTTCCTCTCACAACTCGGTCTGCGTAGGCTGAAACTCTTTCAGCAGTGCCGTTTTAACTGA
- the LOC110995476 gene encoding lysozyme-like, whose translation MASAIIKFSALFMILGFCSADIGESPVTEVCLGCICQAVSGCKEGTLCDGDACGLFRITWAYWADAGKPTLPGVSPDSTDAYSSCANNPQCAALTVQNYMRRFGQDCNNDGAVNCYDYMAIHKLGGYGCKGDLPFQYATVFNQCVATVAAHQG comes from the exons atggctTCAGCAATTATAAAGTTCAGTGCCTTGTTCATGATTCTTGGCTTCTGCTCGGCAGATATTG gtgAAAGTCCAGTAACAGAAGTATGCTTAGGATGCATATGTCAGGCTGTGTCAGGGTGCAAGGAAGGCACACTTTGCGATGGTGACGCGTGTGGCCTGTTCCGCATAACGTGGGCATACTGGGCTGATGCTGGTAAACCAACTCTGCCTGGAGTATCTCCCGACTCCACTGACG CATACTCTTCATGCGCTAACAACCCACAATGCGCAGCTTTGACAGTACAAAACTACATGAGACGATTTGGACAG GACTGTAACAACGATGGTGCCGTCAATTGCTACGACTACATGGCGATCCACAAACTTGGAGGCTACGGGTGCAAAGGCGATCTTCCCTTCCAGTACGCTACCGTATTCAACCAATGTGTAGCGACCGTTGCAGCTCATCAAGGCTAA